A portion of the Hoylesella buccalis ATCC 35310 genome contains these proteins:
- a CDS encoding DUF5686 family protein, with amino-acid sequence MRTALLKVVMLILPSLALPQEVWSAKSKLDTLLHRVFSYPQNIEIRRVADTTSYAYIKSSLRVNKRNVFLMAVPTMYAVAHGGRREYVQESFNEVSLLPSGDFTTKKLLSLSTIPHRHVAMPTLMSYLTPNIYDVTMIGENILSPFNKQNKIYYKYSFEQESDSVIRLRFKPKLKNTLLVNGVAIVTPHDGRIIQVRLAGEYDMIQFRLFIKMGSGIMQAIRPEKCNLDARFLFLGNDIKAHYTMAYNLPKPVDDHMEDDHDMNKMKQLRPEPLTSYEKLIYGRIVKAREAAEKDTTKLDTLPTFSRRMKLKTILWDMIGENVLTHINQKFGPDQQGYFRINPILNPLFMGYSNNQGFYYKFNIRGGYKFTNNSDLWLQFKAGYSFKLKQFYFWTPLIYYFDKQHNAYLKTTLSGGRRIKNRRLVNELNLATDNNPIWEGMQLDEFKDTYWDCFANYDLSKHIGFQAGLILHHRSAVHKEGFVLINKPRMYSSLAPKLQVQYRPWGYAGPTLTASYEQSLNKLANTNVPYTRWEFDGQYILPLWNVQSLSMRLGGGFYSHRSSNDYFVDFENFRQTFLPDGWIDDWSGEFELLDSDLYNSSHYYARANFTYESPFLILAWVPLAGHFIERERLYFSALHAKQAHPYIELGYAFKTRLASVGAFVSTINGKYRNFGFKFGFELFRQW; translated from the coding sequence GTGAGAACAGCATTGTTGAAAGTAGTGATGTTGATACTTCCCAGCCTCGCATTGCCACAGGAAGTATGGTCTGCAAAAAGTAAACTCGACACTTTGTTGCACCGTGTTTTCAGCTACCCACAAAACATCGAGATTAGGCGAGTTGCCGACACCACCAGCTATGCTTACATCAAGTCTTCGTTGCGTGTGAACAAGCGCAATGTATTCCTCATGGCCGTACCTACCATGTATGCGGTGGCCCATGGTGGCAGACGGGAATATGTACAAGAAAGTTTCAACGAAGTGTCGTTACTGCCTTCTGGCGACTTTACTACAAAAAAGCTGCTGTCACTGTCCACCATTCCCCACCGACACGTTGCCATGCCAACCTTGATGAGCTATCTCACGCCCAACATATATGACGTGACCATGATTGGTGAAAACATTCTTTCACCTTTCAACAAACAGAACAAAATATATTACAAATACAGCTTTGAGCAAGAATCTGACAGTGTTATCCGACTTAGGTTCAAGCCCAAGCTGAAAAACACGCTGCTGGTTAACGGGGTAGCCATCGTAACGCCCCATGACGGCCGCATCATACAAGTGAGGCTGGCGGGTGAATACGACATGATACAATTCAGGCTTTTCATCAAAATGGGTAGCGGTATCATGCAAGCTATACGCCCGGAGAAATGCAACTTGGATGCTCGTTTCCTGTTTCTGGGCAATGACATCAAAGCTCATTACACCATGGCTTACAATCTGCCCAAACCTGTTGATGACCACATGGAGGACGACCATGATATGAACAAGATGAAACAGTTGAGACCAGAGCCGCTCACCTCGTATGAAAAACTGATTTATGGCAGGATAGTGAAGGCAAGAGAAGCTGCCGAGAAGGACACTACAAAGCTTGACACACTTCCGACATTCAGCAGACGGATGAAGCTGAAAACCATTTTGTGGGACATGATTGGGGAAAATGTGCTGACGCATATCAATCAAAAATTCGGGCCAGACCAACAGGGATACTTTAGAATCAACCCCATCTTGAACCCGCTCTTCATGGGATACAGCAACAACCAAGGATTTTATTATAAGTTTAATATTCGCGGCGGATACAAGTTTACGAACAACAGTGACCTTTGGCTTCAGTTCAAGGCCGGTTATTCTTTCAAACTCAAACAGTTTTATTTTTGGACGCCACTCATCTATTATTTTGACAAACAACACAACGCATACCTGAAAACTACCCTATCCGGTGGTCGCCGTATCAAAAACAGAAGACTGGTAAACGAGCTGAACTTGGCCACCGACAACAATCCCATTTGGGAGGGTATGCAATTGGATGAGTTCAAAGATACTTATTGGGATTGCTTTGCCAATTATGACCTGTCCAAACACATTGGTTTCCAAGCCGGCTTGATTCTCCACCACCGTTCCGCCGTACACAAAGAGGGATTCGTCCTCATCAACAAGCCTAGGATGTATTCTTCTCTCGCCCCAAAGTTGCAAGTGCAGTATAGACCCTGGGGATATGCGGGTCCTACCCTGACCGCCAGCTACGAACAAAGCCTCAATAAGTTGGCGAACACCAACGTGCCGTACACGCGTTGGGAATTTGACGGTCAGTACATCTTGCCCTTGTGGAACGTGCAGAGCCTGTCCATGCGCTTGGGAGGCGGTTTTTATTCCCATCGCTCCAGCAATGATTACTTTGTGGATTTTGAGAACTTCAGACAGACGTTCCTCCCCGATGGATGGATAGACGATTGGTCAGGCGAGTTCGAACTGCTGGATTCAGACCTGTATAACTCATCTCATTATTATGCGAGAGCCAACTTCACATACGAGTCACCTTTCTTAATACTTGCCTGGGTGCCACTCGCGGGACATTTCATAGAGCGAGAAAGACTATATTTCAGTGCTTTACACGCAAAGCAGGCCCATCCTTACATCGAACTGGGTTATGCCTTCAAGACCCGCCTTGCCTCTGTTGGGGCGTTTGTTTCGACCATCAACGGCAAGTACAGGAACTTTGGATTCAAGTTTGGTTTCGAACTATTCAGACAATGGTAA
- a CDS encoding UvrD-helicase domain-containing protein → MTATNNFSDQQPSLTVYKASAGSGKTFTLATEYMKRVIENPDAYRSILAVTFTNKATEEMKMRILSQLYGIAHGLPDSDSYLHKIQESIPFPSTKIRERAQKALGQLLHNYNYFRVETIDAFFQSVLRNLARELDLTANLRIELRDKQVKEKAVDELIEELQPNDKLLRWIYEYIRQNISDDKSWNVIGEIKDFGSNIFKDVYKAHRDELESVLSQDNFFVQYTKQLRNIRDRASAEFSKMGEAFNETLDRHQASIDDLKGGKKGPAGYFIKLSSGKYDDDKLFNATAQKAADAPEEWLRKGDQKDEGLMMLATELTNLLNTTEQRRRQLLVPFRTATLILRHLNQLRLLGSIEKKVRELNADSNSFLLSDTQLLLNKLIEDSDSPFIFEKIGTQLKHIMIDEFQDTSTIQWQNFKILLKEVISHADGTGLIVGDVKQSIYRFRSGDWRLLNNIEQEFPSQGHLLETLKLDVNRRSEKNIIHFNNTFFTIVARKEYEALATDNPEEAEQVKKAYEDVCQKAPDEKSRTGFANIKLFPKEDYDNLMVSEIAQIITTLMGKGVRQKDIAILVRNNKEIPTIADALMESMPEIRLVSDEAFRLDSSIAVNLLIDAMHCLLHPEDKIALANLSKVYQKRILNNKLDDNDLFIQGKDVTDWLPKEFTQQADSLLTLPPIDLVERLFAIFQLDTLKDQSAYICEFYDLLNQYLTDNITGLDNFLEQWNETLHDKTIQSDGFDGIRILTIHKSKGLEFDHVIIPFCDWQLERRYTLWCKTDAEPFCQLPLIPIDFSEKSMTNTFFEPDYQHEHLQNMVDNLNLLYVALTRAGKSLYILGQRKSAGRRSKVIEESVEEMHKALSGSILTGDIDDKKDTISLEFGTLSTPKDETKRASENIFQQPVKTLKIEIESFDNMVEFRQSNQSKEFVNQDEEPDDRQSSYIQLGNILHQLFSQIKTADDVEAVLKQLEFDGVLYDDIVTREKLQEMLNKRLNHPKVASWFSGKWKLFNECSILHVNPTTGEVMTHRPDRVMTDGQQMIVVDFKFGQPKPQHINQVWQYMQLLTQMGHAHVTGYLWYVYSNKIEEVI, encoded by the coding sequence ATGACTGCAACGAACAACTTTTCAGACCAACAACCATCGCTCACGGTGTATAAAGCAAGTGCGGGAAGCGGCAAAACCTTCACACTGGCCACTGAGTACATGAAGCGGGTCATTGAGAACCCAGACGCCTACCGTTCCATCTTGGCTGTTACCTTTACCAACAAGGCAACGGAAGAAATGAAGATGCGCATTTTGAGCCAGTTATATGGCATCGCTCATGGCTTGCCCGACTCTGATAGTTATTTACACAAGATACAAGAATCCATCCCCTTTCCTAGCACTAAAATCCGTGAACGAGCGCAAAAGGCATTGGGACAGTTGTTGCACAATTACAATTATTTTAGGGTAGAGACCATAGATGCTTTCTTTCAAAGCGTGTTGAGAAACCTGGCAAGGGAACTTGATCTCACGGCAAATCTAAGAATTGAGCTGAGAGATAAGCAAGTGAAAGAGAAGGCAGTAGATGAGTTGATTGAAGAATTGCAGCCAAACGACAAACTCTTGAGATGGATATACGAATACATCCGGCAAAACATCTCTGACGACAAGTCATGGAATGTCATCGGAGAAATCAAGGATTTTGGCTCGAACATCTTTAAGGATGTGTATAAAGCGCATCGCGATGAGCTGGAAAGCGTACTGAGTCAAGACAACTTCTTTGTGCAATACACCAAACAATTGAGAAACATCCGAGATCGAGCATCAGCAGAATTCAGTAAAATGGGGGAAGCCTTCAACGAAACACTCGACCGACATCAGGCTTCCATCGATGATCTCAAGGGAGGGAAAAAAGGACCCGCAGGCTACTTCATCAAGCTCAGTTCAGGTAAATATGACGACGACAAGCTGTTCAACGCCACGGCACAGAAAGCTGCGGATGCACCGGAAGAGTGGTTGAGAAAGGGCGATCAAAAAGATGAGGGGTTGATGATGTTGGCTACAGAGCTCACCAACTTGTTGAACACCACAGAACAAAGACGAAGACAACTACTCGTTCCTTTCCGCACAGCAACACTCATCTTGCGACATCTCAACCAGCTAAGACTGCTCGGCAGCATTGAGAAAAAGGTAAGAGAGCTGAATGCCGACTCGAACAGCTTCTTACTCAGTGACACACAGTTGTTGCTCAACAAGCTTATTGAGGACAGCGACTCGCCCTTTATATTTGAAAAGATAGGCACACAACTCAAACACATCATGATTGATGAGTTTCAAGATACCAGCACCATCCAATGGCAAAACTTCAAGATTCTATTGAAAGAAGTCATCAGTCACGCTGATGGTACCGGTCTCATCGTGGGCGATGTCAAACAAAGCATCTATCGGTTCCGCTCTGGTGATTGGCGACTGTTGAACAACATTGAGCAGGAATTTCCATCACAAGGGCACCTACTCGAAACCCTTAAACTTGACGTAAACCGTCGATCGGAGAAGAACATCATTCATTTCAACAACACATTTTTCACGATTGTCGCACGAAAAGAGTATGAAGCACTGGCCACAGACAACCCTGAAGAAGCCGAACAAGTAAAGAAAGCGTACGAGGACGTGTGCCAAAAAGCGCCTGATGAGAAGAGCAGGACAGGCTTTGCCAACATCAAACTCTTTCCAAAAGAAGACTATGATAACCTGATGGTGAGTGAAATCGCACAAATCATCACCACGCTGATGGGGAAAGGAGTACGGCAAAAAGATATCGCCATCCTGGTTCGCAACAACAAAGAGATACCCACCATCGCTGATGCACTGATGGAAAGCATGCCGGAAATACGCCTGGTATCTGACGAAGCCTTCCGATTGGACTCATCCATTGCGGTCAATCTGTTGATAGATGCCATGCATTGTCTATTGCATCCGGAAGACAAAATCGCCTTGGCTAATCTATCAAAAGTATATCAAAAGCGAATACTTAACAACAAACTGGACGACAACGACTTATTCATTCAAGGGAAAGACGTTACGGATTGGCTTCCGAAAGAATTCACACAACAGGCCGATTCATTACTAACCTTACCACCAATCGATTTGGTTGAACGTTTGTTTGCTATCTTTCAACTCGACACACTAAAGGATCAAAGCGCGTACATCTGCGAGTTTTATGACTTGCTGAATCAATATTTGACTGACAACATCACTGGATTGGACAACTTTCTGGAGCAGTGGAACGAGACATTGCATGACAAAACCATTCAAAGTGATGGCTTTGATGGCATCAGAATACTGACCATTCACAAGAGTAAGGGACTGGAATTCGACCATGTCATCATTCCTTTCTGTGACTGGCAGCTTGAAAGAAGGTACACATTATGGTGCAAAACGGATGCTGAACCATTCTGTCAACTGCCGCTCATACCAATAGATTTCTCGGAGAAAAGCATGACAAACACTTTCTTCGAACCCGATTATCAGCACGAGCATCTGCAAAACATGGTTGACAACCTCAACCTACTCTACGTCGCTTTGACCAGAGCAGGCAAGAGTCTCTACATCCTTGGCCAGCGAAAGAGTGCCGGCAGGCGATCGAAGGTAATTGAAGAAAGTGTGGAAGAGATGCACAAAGCACTGTCGGGGAGCATTCTCACGGGCGACATAGATGATAAGAAGGACACCATCAGCCTGGAGTTTGGAACGCTATCCACGCCTAAAGACGAAACAAAGAGGGCTTCCGAAAACATCTTTCAGCAGCCTGTCAAGACGCTTAAGATAGAAATAGAGAGTTTTGACAACATGGTTGAATTCAGACAAAGCAACCAGAGCAAAGAGTTTGTCAATCAAGATGAGGAGCCAGATGACAGACAATCCAGCTACATCCAACTGGGAAACATCCTCCATCAGCTGTTTTCTCAAATCAAAACCGCTGACGATGTGGAAGCTGTATTGAAGCAATTAGAATTTGATGGCGTATTATACGATGACATTGTGACCCGAGAAAAACTGCAAGAGATGTTGAACAAGCGACTCAATCATCCCAAGGTTGCAAGCTGGTTCTCAGGCAAATGGAAACTATTTAACGAGTGCAGCATCTTGCATGTCAATCCTACGACAGGAGAAGTGATGACCCATCGCCCAGACAGGGTGATGACCGACGGACAACAGATGATTGTAGTTGACTTCAAGTTTGGGCAACCAAAGCCCCAACATATCAATCAAGTCTGGCAATACATGCAATTGTTGACCCAGATGGGTCATGCCCATGTGACAGGATACCTATGGTATGTTTATAGCAACAAGATTGAAGAAGTGATATGA
- a CDS encoding PD-(D/E)XK nuclease family protein yields the protein MKNSFLKYVAQDLIAKFGQDLSRVAVVFPNKRASLFMNEQLACLSDRPIWSPFYITISDLFRRHSPFTVGDSIKLICDLHKSFNACTGSDETLDKFYGWGQLLLSDFDDIDKNMVDADKVFANLRDIHEFDDVSYLSEEQKKILQAFFKSFDEDHDTELKRRFLNLWSHFKDIYHDFNQRLSVQGIAYEGALYRQVAQNEDIEFEYEQYVFVGFNVLQKVEQALFKRLKDMGKAMFYWDFDRYYLTDGKQEAGHFIRQYLDVFPNELDNQSDELYKQFTQPKDITYLSAPTENMQARYITTWLREKDRIDAGKNTAIVMCDEQLLQTVIHCIPPEAGKINITTGYPLAQSPVASLINVLLMLQTSGHILNTDKYRLAAVKRVLRHPYAQYISENHQTLLTHLETEKHYFPTRSELSMDDGLSLLFTDIDDDPTNCLLTKWILNILKRIGQQGRDNEDAFFQESVFRMYTLINRLSDLIAAGDLTINLTTFERLMAQLIQATNIPFHGEPAEGIQVMGVLETRNLDFDHLLVLSCNEGNMPKGVSDTSFIPHALREAYGLTTVKHKVAIYAYHFHRLIQRATDVTLTYNNSTEISHTGEMSRFMLQMMVENGHSIQRYSMQCGQSMETHGPEVIEKSEQVMQVLNQLEQLSPTAINRYLRCPLQFYYNILAGLKEPEAEDAVDNRMFGNIFHRSAELIYTHLKVKNQRIQASDIHDLRTKGKRIEQFVDQAFNEELFNVSNKGYRPEYNGLQLINRRVIIDYLNRLLQIDEKLAPFVIKSLEEKVSSTLTFETAQGSHSLSIGGYIDRLDEIVNPDGTHRIRVIDYKTGKSMTSTPVDVDDIFTDEKLSEKHKDYYLQTFLYASIVKHHPQLNPAQLPVSPALLFIQQTAGEDYDPTLLLEKEKVLDIGEHDAKFKENLQQLLSEIYNPSIPFAPTSELKRCTYCAYRQLCDRNVPATSKG from the coding sequence ATGAAAAACAGCTTTTTAAAATATGTAGCCCAAGACTTGATTGCCAAGTTCGGGCAGGATTTATCCCGCGTGGCGGTCGTTTTTCCCAACAAGCGCGCGTCGCTTTTCATGAACGAGCAGCTGGCATGCCTGTCAGACCGCCCCATCTGGAGTCCGTTCTACATCACCATCAGCGACTTGTTTCGTCGGCATTCCCCCTTTACCGTCGGCGATTCCATCAAATTAATCTGTGATTTGCACAAATCATTCAATGCATGTACCGGAAGTGATGAAACGCTTGACAAGTTCTATGGATGGGGCCAACTGTTGCTCTCCGACTTTGATGACATTGACAAGAACATGGTTGATGCCGACAAAGTGTTTGCCAATCTTCGAGACATACACGAGTTTGATGACGTTTCTTACCTGTCTGAGGAGCAAAAAAAGATACTCCAAGCGTTTTTCAAGAGCTTTGATGAAGATCACGATACCGAACTCAAGCGTCGATTTCTCAATCTGTGGAGCCATTTCAAGGACATCTATCACGATTTCAACCAGCGCCTGTCAGTTCAGGGAATCGCCTACGAAGGCGCTCTCTATCGACAAGTGGCACAGAATGAGGACATCGAATTTGAATACGAACAATATGTCTTCGTGGGCTTCAACGTGCTGCAAAAAGTAGAACAAGCCCTCTTCAAACGACTGAAAGACATGGGTAAGGCCATGTTTTATTGGGACTTCGACCGCTATTACCTGACAGACGGCAAGCAAGAGGCCGGCCATTTCATCCGTCAATACCTGGATGTGTTCCCGAATGAGCTGGACAACCAGTCGGACGAGCTATACAAACAGTTCACACAACCGAAAGACATCACCTACCTATCGGCTCCCACTGAGAACATGCAAGCCCGCTACATCACCACTTGGCTGCGTGAGAAAGATCGCATTGACGCTGGCAAGAACACCGCCATCGTGATGTGCGACGAGCAGCTCTTGCAAACGGTAATCCACTGCATCCCACCAGAAGCGGGAAAAATCAACATCACAACGGGGTATCCGTTGGCACAATCGCCGGTGGCATCACTCATCAACGTCCTGCTGATGCTGCAAACCTCCGGCCACATCCTCAACACTGACAAATACCGATTGGCAGCCGTCAAGCGTGTGTTAAGACATCCGTACGCCCAGTATATTTCAGAGAATCACCAAACATTGCTAACACATCTCGAAACCGAGAAGCATTACTTTCCAACCCGCAGCGAGCTTTCCATGGACGACGGCCTGTCCCTTCTGTTCACAGACATAGATGACGACCCAACCAACTGCTTGCTTACCAAATGGATACTCAATATCCTCAAACGGATAGGACAGCAAGGAAGAGACAACGAAGACGCTTTTTTCCAGGAATCGGTGTTCAGAATGTACACCTTAATCAACCGACTGTCAGACCTAATCGCAGCCGGCGACCTCACCATTAACCTCACCACCTTCGAACGCCTCATGGCCCAACTCATTCAAGCCACCAACATCCCGTTCCACGGCGAGCCCGCGGAAGGCATCCAGGTGATGGGCGTATTGGAAACACGCAACCTCGATTTCGACCATCTGCTTGTGCTGTCGTGCAACGAGGGCAACATGCCAAAAGGGGTGAGCGACACGTCTTTCATCCCACATGCCTTGCGTGAAGCATACGGACTCACCACGGTGAAGCACAAAGTGGCCATCTATGCCTACCATTTTCACCGCTTGATACAGCGAGCCACCGACGTGACGCTTACCTATAACAATTCAACCGAGATTAGTCACACGGGCGAAATGAGCAGGTTCATGTTGCAGATGATGGTAGAAAATGGGCACTCCATCCAACGATACTCCATGCAGTGCGGGCAAAGCATGGAGACGCATGGGCCGGAAGTGATTGAGAAAAGCGAACAGGTGATGCAGGTTTTGAACCAGCTGGAGCAGCTCTCTCCCACCGCCATCAACCGCTATCTGCGATGTCCGTTGCAATTTTATTACAACATCCTCGCAGGATTGAAGGAGCCAGAGGCTGAGGATGCCGTTGACAACCGCATGTTCGGCAACATTTTTCACCGCAGCGCAGAACTGATTTATACCCATCTGAAGGTGAAAAACCAACGCATACAAGCCAGCGACATCCATGACTTACGGACGAAAGGAAAGCGCATAGAACAGTTTGTAGACCAAGCTTTTAACGAAGAATTGTTCAACGTAAGCAACAAGGGCTACCGACCCGAGTACAATGGTCTGCAACTCATCAACCGAAGGGTCATCATCGACTACCTCAACCGCTTGCTGCAAATTGATGAAAAGCTGGCACCCTTCGTCATCAAGTCGTTGGAAGAGAAGGTTAGTTCTACCCTCACTTTCGAGACAGCGCAAGGCTCCCACTCATTGTCCATCGGTGGTTACATCGACCGATTGGACGAGATTGTCAATCCCGACGGCACGCATCGCATACGGGTCATCGACTACAAAACAGGCAAATCCATGACATCGACGCCCGTTGACGTGGATGACATCTTTACCGATGAAAAGCTTTCAGAAAAGCACAAGGACTATTATCTACAAACCTTCTTATACGCTTCTATCGTCAAGCACCATCCCCAGCTCAATCCTGCACAGCTACCAGTAAGTCCGGCACTGCTCTTTATCCAACAAACCGCTGGTGAAGACTACGATCCGACACTGCTTTTAGAGAAAGAAAAGGTGCTGGACATTGGGGAGCATGATGCGAAATTCAAGGAAAATTTGCAGCAATTACTGAGCGAAATCTACAATCCATCCATCCCCTTCGCACCCACCAGCGAACTGAAACGATGCACCTATTGTGCCTATCGCCAGCTTTGCGACCGTAACGTACCAGCAACGTCGAAAGGTTAG
- a CDS encoding neutral zinc metallopeptidase has translation MRLNGRRESNNVEDRRRMGRGAKAGIGGLGAIVVIALMTFMSGGNLGDVIGNVIQQGALNGLQEERAPQQREFTAEEEELAKFSRQILAGTEDVWTKVFQQMGRKYTPPTLVLYTGGVQSACGSATSAVGPFYCSGDQKLYLDLSFFTTMKRQLGASGDFAYAYVIAHEVGHHVEHLLGILSEGHSMMSRMSKAEANKVSVRLELLADYYAGVWAHYDDAEYHSLEDGDIEEAINCAEKIGDNYLQEKAQGYSQPELFTHGTSAQRMKWLKLGIEKGDMSINTFNVSESDL, from the coding sequence ATGAGATTAAACGGACGAAGAGAAAGCAACAACGTAGAAGACCGGCGGCGCATGGGAAGAGGCGCAAAGGCGGGCATCGGAGGCTTAGGAGCCATTGTCGTGATTGCCCTGATGACATTCATGTCGGGCGGAAACCTCGGTGACGTGATAGGAAACGTCATCCAGCAAGGCGCACTGAACGGCTTGCAAGAAGAGCGTGCCCCACAACAACGGGAATTCACGGCAGAAGAGGAAGAGCTGGCAAAGTTTTCCAGACAGATACTCGCAGGCACGGAAGACGTATGGACAAAGGTATTTCAGCAGATGGGACGCAAATACACTCCTCCTACATTGGTGTTGTATACGGGTGGCGTACAGAGTGCTTGTGGCTCGGCGACATCGGCAGTAGGACCGTTTTATTGTTCGGGTGATCAAAAGCTGTACCTTGACCTTTCGTTCTTCACCACTATGAAACGCCAATTGGGAGCCAGCGGCGACTTTGCCTACGCCTACGTCATCGCGCATGAGGTGGGCCACCATGTGGAGCATTTGCTGGGCATCTTGTCAGAAGGACATAGCATGATGAGCCGTATGAGCAAGGCTGAAGCCAACAAGGTGAGCGTACGCTTGGAGCTTTTGGCCGACTATTACGCCGGCGTGTGGGCCCATTATGACGACGCGGAATACCATTCGTTGGAAGACGGCGACATTGAAGAGGCCATCAACTGTGCCGAAAAAATAGGTGACAATTACCTGCAAGAAAAGGCACAGGGATACAGTCAGCCAGAGTTGTTCACCCACGGAACCAGCGCACAGCGCATGAAATGGTTGAAGTTGGGAATTGAAAAAGGCGACATGAGTATCAACACCTTCAATGTAAGCGAAAGTGACTTGTAA
- a CDS encoding Maf-like protein: MIKPYKIILASHSPRRQELLRGLDVSFEVKVKEGIPEDYPADLDTVEIPKFIAQKKAAAYEMAQDELLITADTVVVLGRHVMGKPVDADHARRMLRELSGKTHQVVTGVCLKTASEQRAFSVVTNVTFKELSDAEIDYYIEKYQPFDKAGSYGIQEWIGYIGVTKLEGSYFNVMGLPVQRIYEELNKMK, from the coding sequence ATGATTAAACCATACAAAATCATTCTGGCTTCACATTCTCCACGGCGCCAAGAGTTGCTGCGGGGACTTGATGTGAGCTTTGAGGTTAAGGTGAAAGAGGGAATTCCCGAGGATTATCCAGCCGATTTAGACACGGTTGAGATACCCAAGTTTATCGCACAAAAAAAGGCTGCTGCCTACGAAATGGCTCAAGACGAGCTGTTGATTACAGCCGATACGGTGGTCGTGCTGGGCCGACATGTCATGGGTAAGCCTGTGGATGCCGACCATGCCCGACGCATGTTAAGAGAGTTGAGTGGCAAGACGCATCAAGTGGTAACGGGCGTTTGTCTGAAAACGGCATCGGAGCAGCGTGCCTTTTCGGTGGTGACAAACGTGACGTTTAAAGAACTTTCGGATGCTGAGATAGATTACTACATCGAGAAATACCAGCCTTTCGACAAAGCAGGTTCCTATGGTATACAAGAATGGATTGGCTATATTGGTGTAACCAAGCTGGAAGGTAGTTACTTCAACGTCATGGGATTGCCCGTTCAGCGCATTTATGAAGAGTTGAACAAAATGAAGTAA
- a CDS encoding GNAT family N-acetyltransferase — protein MDNIKVSIISKSSELPPITCNNFFHSTELFRIAEHTSGQTPYMVVAQDPSGKCVAHMLALLRWHGSWIPPFIYKQGRVYGEGEYEDSCENKEQVFGLMLHEINRFFRRKLALYTEFSALSQKMFGYQYFRQNKYFPMNWQEIHNSLHSMPPENRLSKKALKRIAHAESAGVTTSEVATTEELQLFYNHLKNHFRSKIKRFIPSEEMFTKLYQNQHTKTFITQYKNKLIGGCTIILSQGNAYLWYLASKRKTFYPLHPDTVTVWNAIKYAHANHCAHFYFLYAGLPFKKSQFREFILRFGGKPVTKYRWFRIYIPWVNRVFSWLYRQ, from the coding sequence ATGGACAACATCAAGGTCAGCATCATTTCCAAGAGCTCTGAATTGCCACCGATAACCTGCAACAACTTTTTTCACAGCACGGAGCTGTTCCGGATAGCCGAGCATACATCCGGTCAAACGCCTTACATGGTTGTTGCACAAGACCCTTCAGGCAAGTGTGTCGCTCACATGTTGGCGCTGCTGAGATGGCATGGCTCCTGGATTCCACCTTTTATATATAAGCAAGGGAGAGTTTACGGCGAGGGAGAATATGAGGACAGCTGTGAGAACAAGGAACAAGTGTTTGGGCTGATGCTGCATGAAATCAACCGTTTCTTCAGGCGCAAGCTCGCGCTATACACAGAGTTCAGCGCGTTGAGCCAGAAGATGTTTGGCTATCAGTACTTCAGACAGAACAAGTACTTCCCCATGAACTGGCAAGAGATTCATAATTCGCTGCACAGTATGCCGCCAGAAAACAGGTTGAGCAAGAAGGCCTTGAAACGTATCGCACACGCTGAATCTGCCGGAGTGACGACGAGTGAGGTGGCTACCACGGAAGAACTCCAACTATTTTACAATCACCTGAAAAATCACTTCAGAAGCAAAATCAAGAGATTCATCCCTTCTGAAGAGATGTTTACGAAGTTGTATCAGAATCAACACACCAAGACATTCATCACACAGTACAAAAACAAGCTGATTGGCGGATGCACCATTATCCTTTCACAAGGAAACGCTTATCTGTGGTATCTGGCATCCAAGCGCAAGACTTTCTACCCCCTGCACCCCGACACGGTCACGGTATGGAACGCCATTAAGTATGCACACGCCAATCATTGCGCGCATTTCTACTTCCTCTACGCTGGCTTACCATTTAAGAAGAGTCAGTTCAGAGAGTTCATCCTCAGGTTCGGAGGCAAGCCAGTGACCAAATACCGCTGGTTCAGGATATACATACCGTGGGTGAATCGTGTATTTTCTTGGCTCTATCGGCAATGA